The segment ACGCCCAACGCCCACCCCGCCCGCCCATGCCACCCGCCCCACCACCGCCACCGCGATCGGGTGCGCCTGCGAGCGAAGCCACCCAACCCATCTCGCCCCAGACCATGGTCATGCCATCTGCGCCTAGCGCTCCCCCTCGCACTGGAGCACCGCCCAAGCCACCCAGCGCACCACCAGCACCACCAGCCGGTCATCGCCCTGCTGCACCGCCACCCATGCGCATGGCGGCAAAAAGTCGCGTCAGCCCCGGTTCGCCTACCCTGGCGCAGTTGGTCAAAGAAGCCTTCGATAAAGGATTCTCGGATATTCACGTGGGTGTAGGAGAGACACCGCGTTTTCGTAACCGAGGCGAAATTGATACTACGGAATATCCGGTCACTGACGAAAATACCTTCTTCAGTTGGCTCGGCGAAGTTCTCTCGGATCAAGAAATTCAGCGATTCAAAGACACCCTTGATTTTGATGGAGCCGCCCAGTACGACTTCGCTCGGGTACGGATCAATATCTTTGATTCCATTCGCGGGCCAGCCATGGTCATGCGATTGATTCCCATGAAGATTTTGACCATGGAGCAGCTTAATCTGCCGCCGGTCTTCAAGGATATTTGTCACTATCACAAAGGTTTGATCTTGGTGACCGGGCCCACGGGCTCCGGGAAATCAACCACCATGGCAGCCATGATTGACTATATCAACAAGGAAATGCCCAAGCACATCATTACCATTGAAGACCCAGTGGAATTTGTGCACCAAAGCCGTAAAGCCTTGATCAAGCAGCGGGAAGTAGGCATTCATACCTTGAAGTTTGACAATGCCCTGAAAGCCTCCCTGCGAGAAGATCCAGACATCATTCTTGTGGGGGAAATGCGTGACAAGGAAACCATCAGCACCGCCCTCAAAGCAGCGCAGACAGGACACTTGGTCATCGGTACCCTGCACACCAACAGCGCCGTGAAAACCATTGAGCGGATTCTCAACCTCTATGATCCAGCGGAGCAAGAGCCGGTCAGAATCTCGGTAGCAGAAGCACTGGTAGCGGTGATTGCCCAAGGGCTATGTCGTACCACAGATGGGAAGCGGGCTGCCTTCCACGAAATCTTGCTGAATACCGATGCCATTCGTGACTACCTGCGTCGAGGAGATCTAGACGAGGTAGAAGCCATGGTGCCGCGCTGTACCTTTGACGGCATGTGTACCATGAACCAGTCGCTCTATCAGCTCTACGAAGCCGGACGCATTACGGAAGAGACGGCTCTGGAGATGTCACCCAAGCCCAACGAAATGGCGCAGATTCTCAGAGGTCGAGTCTAGGTTGGTGGGGGTGCAGGAGTCGATTATTCCTTCGTCGTATAAGGGAATTGTCCTATTTACGCCCGGAGGAGACGTCATCTATGCCATCGATGAACATAAGCAAGATCGGTGGCATTTACAGCTTTGTGCCGTGCTGCAGGAGTTGCTGGGGTTGCCGGAGCCGCCTCACTTTTTGGTGCCTTGCTTTACGGCAACCATTGACTGCTGGCTGGATCCTAGAAGTCAAACGCGCTGCCAGGTGGCCGAGATGTCGCCCATGGTGCAGCGATACCAACCCTTACTGAATGTGTTGTTTTACAGCTTGGATTTGCAATGGTCGGTTTTACCGAATCCTGGGCCAGGTTGTGATCCGGCTGTTTTGATGACCTATCGATCGCGTTTTCCAGAACTCTGGCAATCCCACGATCTAGTTGTCAAGCTCGACGATTCCCTAAGGCGATCGCGATCGCCTCAAGCAGAGCCCTGGTTATCCAGCAACCCCACCGCCAATTCTCCCCAAGGTTACGTCTTTCGTCTGTTTGTCAGCGGACAAAGCTTGGTCACCGAACAAGTTCTACAAAGCCTCCATCAGGTCTTAGAGCGATCGCTGCAGCGCCCCTACACCCTGAAAATTGTCGATGTGAAAAAGCACCCAGAAATTGCCGAGCTCAACCAAATTACGGCAACACCTACCTTGGTGCGCATTTGGCCCAAACCGGTGAAACGGGTGGTGGGCGACCTCAATAGCGTCGGTAGAATTCTTCAAGACATGACTTCAGCCTTTTAGGCAAGCTATGGCGCTTACGAGTCTACTGCAGAGTTGTCGAGCCAAGAATCTGTGCAGCAGCCTCCATTCATTGTGCATACCATCGGGGGAACGAGCGCCAAGCAGACACCACCATCAAACGGCATTGGGTTGATGGGTGTGGGACAACATCGATTGCACCACGCTGCGAACGAACAGCAGGTCACTCGATAAATCTACGATGTGCACCAGTCCTGAATCAATTAAATCCGTGGCGCGATCGCTGCTGAGCTCTCCCCGAACAGCGGCGGCTAGCTCATCCGCCGTACGTCCACTACCGGCAATCACCAACACCGGCCGCCCCACTCGTACGCTATTGGACGCATCCTGCCAGGCAATTCGACCACCATTCACCAACACCGTCACCGATGGCGCATCCACATTCAAAGCCGTAGCCACGTTAGCAATCCACGGAGCTTCATCCCCCCAAAGCCCCCCCGGCACCAACACAAAATGGGTATGGTGGGGTTCGAGGGGCGCATTTTCATCCGACGGCAGGGTACAGCTCTGGGGCAAAATCACCGTACCGATCGCCGCCACGCCCACCAAAGGAAAGGTGCTGGCCGTGGCTTGCCGGGCCTCGCCCATCAACTTCATCACACCAGCATCTGTACCACCATCAATCACCACCCCATTCAGGGATTGGATCACCGGTGCTAGCACCTCCGTAAACAGCGATCGCAATTGACTAAAGCTTTCCTCAGAAATGCCGCTAGCTCCTCCCACCACCACCAGTGTCGGCCGCGCTATGGGCAACCCCAGTTGGGTCAAGAGCGGCCCGATCTTAGACCGAGCGGTGGATCGGTGTAGTTGAATAGCCACCGCTGTATTTCCATTGGGAAACTCTAATTGGAAGGGATCTGGGGTTGGGAAAGATTTCATCGTTGCAAGTGCAGAGACATTAGGCAACTACTGAACGTTAAACTATAGCGATCGCTGAACCAAAGTCCATGAGTTGGTGCAGCGAACTACCCAACCCACCCAACTATTCACGCCCAAGTGGGAGGAAACCTAGCACCTCCCAGGTATAACTTCTACGTTATAGCCTACCCAGGGTCGCCTAGACACGAGACTTGCTATGCGAAGCAAAAGACAGCGATCGCTAGAGCCTTTAGGGGGCATGGCAGTATAGCAATCCACCGCACAATAATCTATCGGGCTAGATGTAAAGCATGACGCACCAGCCCTGTGCATCCCTAGCAAGCAGCCATCTTGAGAGGTCTGGAACTCACATCCCATTCTGCAGGGCATGATCGCCCCTCAACACTAAACCTTGCCCAATCGTAGGCGGATTTATCTTGAATTCTCAAGTTTCCCCACAACGAGTAACGCTCCGTAACATTCACGGGACATCCCAGACCATCCCGAGACCAGTTGGCGAGCCTAGGGATGGAGGGCAAGAGCCTTGTCTAGAGGGATTGCTGGATGCTAAAGGGATTGCTGAAACAGCGCTTTCACCTTCATCCAAGCATCGGCAGCGGCGGCCGCCTGATAGCTAGCGCGGCGATCGCAGAAAAAGCCATGGTCGGCTTCGGGGTAGCGAAAGATTTGGTGGGGCACATGATGCGCTGTTAAGGCTGCTTCAATTTGCTCCACATGCTCGGGAGGAATACTCATATCTTCCATGCCAAAAAAGGCATAGACAGTGCCGGTAATATGGCCTGCGCGGGTCAAGGTAGGGTCGCCGCCGCCTGGACACCAGGTTGGAATGCCAGCACCGTAAAATGACGCGGTCGCGGCTACAGCCGGCAGGGTAGCGGCGAGAAAGGCCACATGCCCACCAAAACAAAACCCAATACAGCCCACCCCACCGGGTTTACTAGCTGGCTGTTGGCTTAGAAAATCGATGGCCGCCTGCACATCGCCCAATAGCTCATCCGCATGGGTCTGGTCTTTATACTGTCGCCCTAGTTTGATATCGTCTAGGGTGTACCCGGCTTCAAAGCCAGGAGCTAACCGTTGGTAAAGAGCCGGGGCGATCGCAATGTAGCCTTCCCGGGCAATACGCTCTGTGATGTCTCGAATGTGGGCATTCACCCCAAAGATTTCTTGCACAACGACCACAGGAGGATAGACACCATCGGCAGCGGGCTGGGCCATATAGGCATCGATCGCCAAACCATCATGGTTGACCTGGACATGGCGTGTTTGAAGATCCGAATGGCTCATAACTAAATTCCTAAGACAATGGGGGTATGGAACATGATGGATGGACGCAGAAGGGGCAGGCAGCGATCGCAGCACTCCCCTCGTGAGCCCGGATACCTAAGCGTGCGAAGATAGTGCTAGCAATTCTGAAGACTAGCGGGGGCAAGTATAGGCCCTTGTGCTACGAAGCATGTCAGCTATGATTGCCCATAACAATCGCATTCTCCTCAATCCGGCATCCGGCATCGTAGGTTAGCGTTAGCCCTAATCAGCAGCCCTAAATGGGCCATCCAGTTAGGGTTTTAACACAGGTTTTTTAAACGCTTCAAGATTCTATTGGTCGTTGGTTTTCATCGAGCGCATGGCGGAGGCTCTGGTCTATGGTTCAGTTTCACATTCAACCCGATAGCGAGATCCCAGCGTCTACTCAGCTCTACAACCAAATACGCTTTGCGATCGCTTCGCGGCAGTTTCCACCTGGGCATCGGCTGCCCAGCACCCGGCAGTTGGCTATGCAAACGGGTCTCCATCGCAACACGATTAGCAAAGTCTACCGCCAGCTCGAAGATGCTGGTGTGGTGGATGCTCGGGCTGGGGCTGGCATTTTTGTGCGGGCTCAGGGCGACGAAGGCGTTGCCAAAACCGGCTCCCCGCTCCTGGCCCAATATCCCGAGGCCAACAAGCTGGTGCAGCAAAGTGTTGATAAGCTGTTGAGTCAGGGCTGCAGCCTCAGTCAGGCGCGGGAACTATTTCTAGCAGAAATTGACTGGCGGTTGCGCTGCAGCGCCCGCGTGTTGGTCACTTCACCGAGTCAAGACATTGGCGCAGGGCAGTTGATGGTGCAAGAGCTAGAACAGGCGCTGAAGATTCCGGTGCAGTTGGTACCCCTGGAAGAACTAGAGCAGGTTCTGGATCAAGCGCGTTCAGGCACGGTGGTCACCAGCCGTTACTTTATTGGTGAAGCAGAAGCGATCGCTGCCCCGCGTTCGGTACGCGTGATTCCGGTTGATATCTACGACTACGCCCAGGAAATGCAGTTGCTGACCAAGTTGCCCACGGGTAGCTGTTTGGGCATTGTCAGCCTCAGCAGCGGTATCCTCAGAGCAGCGGAGGTGATTATCCACAGTCTGCGGGGTGAGGAGCTGCTGGTGATGACGGCTCAGACGGATGATGCCTACAAGCTCAGCT is part of the Candidatus Obscuribacterales bacterium genome and harbors:
- a CDS encoding GntR family transcriptional regulator, coding for MVQFHIQPDSEIPASTQLYNQIRFAIASRQFPPGHRLPSTRQLAMQTGLHRNTISKVYRQLEDAGVVDARAGAGIFVRAQGDEGVAKTGSPLLAQYPEANKLVQQSVDKLLSQGCSLSQARELFLAEIDWRLRCSARVLVTSPSQDIGAGQLMVQELEQALKIPVQLVPLEELEQVLDQARSGTVVTSRYFIGEAEAIAAPRSVRVIPVDIYDYAQEMQLLTKLPTGSCLGIVSLSSGILRAAEVIIHSLRGEELLVMTAQTDDAYKLSSIVRSTQVIVCDLVSVPRVKAAIQEARNDLIRPPQVITSNNYVGMDSIEVLKRELGLD
- a CDS encoding dienelactone hydrolase family protein produces the protein MSHSDLQTRHVQVNHDGLAIDAYMAQPAADGVYPPVVVVQEIFGVNAHIRDITERIAREGYIAIAPALYQRLAPGFEAGYTLDDIKLGRQYKDQTHADELLGDVQAAIDFLSQQPASKPGGVGCIGFCFGGHVAFLAATLPAVAATASFYGAGIPTWCPGGGDPTLTRAGHITGTVYAFFGMEDMSIPPEHVEQIEAALTAHHVPHQIFRYPEADHGFFCDRRASYQAAAAADAWMKVKALFQQSL
- a CDS encoding type IV pilus twitching motility protein PilT, yielding AQRPPRPPMPPAPPPPPRSGAPASEATQPISPQTMVMPSAPSAPPRTGAPPKPPSAPPAPPAGHRPAAPPPMRMAAKSRVSPGSPTLAQLVKEAFDKGFSDIHVGVGETPRFRNRGEIDTTEYPVTDENTFFSWLGEVLSDQEIQRFKDTLDFDGAAQYDFARVRINIFDSIRGPAMVMRLIPMKILTMEQLNLPPVFKDICHYHKGLILVTGPTGSGKSTTMAAMIDYINKEMPKHIITIEDPVEFVHQSRKALIKQREVGIHTLKFDNALKASLREDPDIILVGEMRDKETISTALKAAQTGHLVIGTLHTNSAVKTIERILNLYDPAEQEPVRISVAEALVAVIAQGLCRTTDGKRAAFHEILLNTDAIRDYLRRGDLDEVEAMVPRCTFDGMCTMNQSLYQLYEAGRITEETALEMSPKPNEMAQILRGRV
- a CDS encoding circadian clock KaiB family protein; this translates as MQESIIPSSYKGIVLFTPGGDVIYAIDEHKQDRWHLQLCAVLQELLGLPEPPHFLVPCFTATIDCWLDPRSQTRCQVAEMSPMVQRYQPLLNVLFYSLDLQWSVLPNPGPGCDPAVLMTYRSRFPELWQSHDLVVKLDDSLRRSRSPQAEPWLSSNPTANSPQGYVFRLFVSGQSLVTEQVLQSLHQVLERSLQRPYTLKIVDVKKHPEIAELNQITATPTLVRIWPKPVKRVVGDLNSVGRILQDMTSAF